A window of the Lolium perenne isolate Kyuss_39 chromosome 7, Kyuss_2.0, whole genome shotgun sequence genome harbors these coding sequences:
- the LOC127303819 gene encoding uncharacterized protein has translation MKAMGLSVDMLKESDTGFHCIIPTRPAYPLGKISLDVIFGTPNNFRKEKLEFELVDWESQYHAILGRPTFAKFMAIPHYAYLKLKMPGNNGTAKIVHGSFSRSDNCDREFQKIASKFGVREELNAIDAFTDHTQPPADNRSTIPDEFDVMKEAKMHQVHPSEPKKMVNVSADLVTA, from the coding sequence ATGAAGGCAATGGGATTATCAGTCGATATGCTGAAGGAATCTGATACTGGTTTTCACTGCATCATCCCAACCCGACCCGCGTACCCCCTAGGTAAAATTTCACTGGATGTCATCTTCGGCACGCCCAACAATTTCAGAAAGGAGAAGCTCGAGTTCGAGTTAGTCGATTGggaatcgcagtaccacgctatcCTCGGCAGGCCAACTTTCGCGAAATTTATGGCGATTCCTCATTACGCATATTTAAAgttaaagatgccaggcaacaacgggacagcAAAAATAGTTCACGGGAGTTTTTCTCGTTCTGATAACTGCGACAGAGAATTCCAGAAGATCGCTTCGAAGTTCGGAGTCAGGGAGGAACTTAATGCAATCGATGCATTCACCGATCATACACAACCACCCGCTGATAATCGAAGCACCATACCCGACGAATTCGACGTGATGAAGGAAGCAAAGATGCATCAGGTGCACCCCTCTGAACCGAAGAAGATGGTCAATGTGTCAGCAGACCTTGTtaccgcatag